From a single Aminobacterium mobile DSM 12262 genomic region:
- a CDS encoding LapA family protein has protein sequence MRSYALAIGLAMLLSAIYAFQNTGEVAVKFLIWTRQVPQGIWEVAVFAGGCVLMWLVSLSAAFEFRGKYKKKTRELEEQVKKLEDERTSLLNALNATSHPSTKEEVIQLVESEPQEQNKEIKPREENEQQ, from the coding sequence ATGAGAAGCTATGCGTTGGCTATAGGACTGGCCATGCTTTTATCTGCGATATATGCCTTTCAAAATACGGGCGAAGTGGCGGTCAAATTTCTAATATGGACACGACAAGTTCCCCAGGGAATCTGGGAAGTTGCCGTTTTTGCAGGAGGTTGTGTCCTCATGTGGCTAGTCTCGCTGTCCGCGGCCTTTGAATTCCGTGGTAAATATAAAAAGAAGACCCGGGAGCTGGAAGAACAGGTAAAAAAGCTAGAAGATGAGCGAACTTCTCTTCTAAATGCTTTAAATGCCACTTCCCATCCTTCTACGAAAGAAGAAGTAATCCAGTTGGTAGAGAGCGAACCTCAAGAGCAGAATAAAGAAATCAAACCAAGAGAGGAAAATGAACAGCAGTGA
- the secF gene encoding protein translocase subunit SecF has product MISKEFSFNFMKHRKKAILLSLLAIIASLVCLMTRGLNFGIDFTGGNVIQVEFESSVPVGDVRDVLADIGQNQAVIQAYSDRGVIIRVNVDTEDARKELVQALKNKYPSMEVLRHEKVGPVVGEKLRREAMLGLMLALLGILGYITVRFQFRFAVVSVLALMHDSIITLGMFSLTGKEISLPFVAAILTIVGYSLNDTIVVLDRVRENWKYLREKGILEILNMSINATLSRTINTSLTTFLPVLALFIWGGPVIANFSFALLVGIVVGTYSSIYIAGSLLAEWYLKTPGKN; this is encoded by the coding sequence ATGATATCGAAAGAATTCTCATTTAACTTTATGAAGCATCGGAAGAAAGCCATTCTTCTGAGCTTATTGGCTATAATTGCGAGTCTAGTTTGTCTTATGACGCGAGGTCTGAATTTCGGCATAGACTTTACAGGTGGCAATGTCATTCAGGTCGAGTTTGAATCGTCAGTGCCGGTAGGAGATGTACGAGATGTCCTTGCAGATATCGGTCAGAATCAAGCCGTTATCCAGGCGTACAGTGATCGAGGAGTTATTATCCGAGTCAATGTGGATACGGAGGACGCGAGAAAGGAATTGGTACAGGCTTTGAAGAATAAGTATCCTTCGATGGAAGTTCTTCGCCATGAAAAAGTTGGGCCTGTAGTAGGTGAAAAGCTAAGACGTGAAGCCATGTTGGGGTTAATGTTGGCTTTGTTGGGGATCTTAGGCTATATTACTGTTCGTTTCCAGTTTCGGTTCGCTGTAGTTAGTGTCTTAGCCTTGATGCACGATTCTATTATTACGTTAGGGATGTTTAGTCTTACGGGGAAAGAAATCTCTTTACCCTTTGTTGCGGCAATTTTGACTATCGTTGGTTATTCTCTTAATGATACAATAGTAGTGCTCGACAGAGTAAGGGAAAATTGGAAATATCTCCGAGAAAAAGGGATACTGGAGATTCTTAACATGTCTATTAATGCTACATTGTCTCGGACTATTAATACTTCTTTGACAACGTTCCTTCCTGTTTTAGCGCTATTTATTTGGGGAGGTCCAGTTATAGCCAATTTCTCTTTTGCCCTGCTTGTTGGAATAGTAGTTGGAACGTATAGCTCTATTTATATCGCAGGTTCTCTCTTGGCAGAATGGTACTTGAAGACCCCAGGGAAAAACTAA
- a CDS encoding sodium-translocating pyrophosphatase — protein MDSQAFWIIVGAGILALVYAIFAYGKIKAFKVDHERVNELSEIIHRGAMAFLSREYRWLFPFALLLGGVLWFKIGRGTAVSFICGALFSAMAGYVGMVVATRSNGKTSFAATRGVNEALGIAFKGGSVMGMSVVGLGVLGIMLCYVLFKDPNIVTGFGLGASSIALFARVGGGIYTKAADVGADLVGKVEAGIPEDDPRNPAVIADNVGDNVGDIAGMGADLFESYVNSIIAAMAIGLTVYGSQGVFYPLVLSALGIVAAIIGTMFVRVKEGGNAQVALRIGTFVTGGVMIIGSYFVTKAAFGELTLFWSVLSGVAVGVLIGYVTEIYTSGDYDSVKQIAKSSQTGPATVILSGLAVGMKSTVIPVILICVATLVGYKFGGLYGIACAAVGMLSITGMTLSVDAYGPIADNAGGIAEMSHLPHDVREITDKLDAVGNTTAAMGKGLAIGSAALTALALFAAYAHAVNLDAIDLKNPQVMVGLFIGGMLPFLFSALTIQAVGRAAQSMIDEVRRQFREIPGIMEGTGRPEYERCVDISTAAALKEMIIPGVLAVVSPVAVGLILGPEALGGLLGGSIVTGVMMAIFMSNSGGAWDNAKKYIEEGNFGGKGTDNHSATVVGDTVGDPFKDTAGPSLNILIKLMSVVALVLAPLFL, from the coding sequence ATGGATTCTCAGGCATTTTGGATTATTGTTGGGGCTGGGATACTGGCTCTGGTCTATGCCATTTTTGCCTATGGCAAAATTAAGGCATTTAAGGTGGATCATGAAAGGGTCAATGAACTTTCAGAGATCATTCATCGTGGCGCAATGGCTTTTCTTTCAAGAGAATATCGATGGCTTTTCCCCTTTGCTTTATTGCTCGGTGGCGTTCTCTGGTTCAAGATAGGAAGAGGGACGGCTGTTTCTTTCATATGCGGGGCCCTTTTTAGTGCTATGGCCGGATACGTGGGTATGGTTGTGGCCACCCGTTCCAACGGAAAAACCTCTTTTGCTGCTACCCGTGGAGTAAATGAAGCTCTCGGCATTGCTTTTAAAGGTGGCAGCGTCATGGGGATGTCCGTGGTGGGCCTTGGTGTGCTTGGTATTATGCTCTGTTATGTTCTTTTCAAAGACCCCAATATTGTGACAGGATTTGGTTTGGGAGCCAGCTCTATTGCTCTATTTGCCCGTGTAGGAGGAGGAATCTACACGAAGGCTGCCGACGTAGGTGCAGACCTTGTGGGTAAAGTTGAAGCAGGAATCCCTGAAGATGACCCTCGTAACCCAGCTGTTATTGCAGATAACGTTGGCGATAATGTAGGGGATATTGCAGGTATGGGTGCTGACCTCTTCGAATCTTATGTAAACTCTATTATTGCAGCAATGGCTATTGGTCTAACAGTGTACGGTTCTCAAGGAGTCTTTTATCCTTTGGTCCTGTCTGCTCTTGGTATAGTCGCTGCTATTATCGGAACCATGTTTGTTCGTGTAAAAGAAGGCGGTAATGCTCAGGTGGCCCTTCGTATAGGAACCTTTGTTACTGGTGGTGTAATGATCATTGGTTCTTATTTCGTGACGAAAGCTGCCTTTGGTGAACTGACCCTTTTCTGGTCCGTTCTTTCTGGTGTTGCGGTGGGTGTTCTCATTGGTTATGTCACGGAGATCTATACTTCTGGAGACTATGATTCTGTAAAACAGATAGCTAAATCTTCTCAAACAGGCCCAGCAACTGTTATTTTATCTGGTTTGGCAGTAGGTATGAAGTCTACTGTTATCCCTGTGATCCTTATCTGCGTGGCGACTCTTGTAGGCTATAAGTTTGGTGGTCTTTATGGTATTGCTTGTGCAGCTGTAGGCATGCTTTCCATAACCGGCATGACTTTGAGCGTAGATGCTTACGGTCCCATAGCGGATAACGCTGGTGGAATTGCTGAAATGAGCCACTTACCTCATGATGTTCGAGAGATTACCGATAAACTCGATGCCGTAGGGAACACTACTGCTGCCATGGGTAAAGGACTTGCAATTGGATCTGCTGCGTTGACAGCCTTAGCGCTTTTTGCAGCATATGCTCATGCAGTTAATCTTGATGCTATAGACCTGAAGAACCCTCAAGTGATGGTAGGACTCTTTATCGGAGGAATGTTGCCTTTCCTTTTCAGCGCGCTAACTATCCAGGCTGTTGGACGTGCAGCTCAGTCTATGATAGATGAAGTACGAAGACAGTTCCGGGAAATTCCTGGCATTATGGAAGGGACTGGTCGTCCAGAATATGAGCGTTGTGTTGATATTTCTACAGCTGCGGCTTTGAAAGAAATGATCATCCCTGGTGTTCTTGCTGTCGTTTCTCCTGTAGCTGTAGGGCTTATTCTTGGGCCTGAAGCTTTGGGTGGTCTCTTGGGTGGTTCCATTGTGACTGGCGTAATGATGGCTATCTTTATGTCTAATTCTGGTGGAGCTTGGGATAATGCCAAGAAATACATTGAAGAAGGAAACTTCGGAGGGAAGGGCACAGATAATCACTCAGCTACTGTAGTAGGTGACACAGTGGGGGACCCCTTTAAAGATACTGCAGGGCCGAGCCTTAATATTCTGATCAAGTTGATGTCAGTTGTGGCTCTGGTTTTAGCTCCTCTCTTTCTATAA
- the secD gene encoding protein translocase subunit SecD — protein sequence MLKKDRWRLGIVLLVVVAALVAVFPVKGRMNLGLDLKGGAHIVLQAKGTPGNPVTDDSIERLLAVLRNRVDQYGVAEPVIQREGKDRVIVDLPGIENPDAALELIGKTALLEFRKVLGATMSVPPGPERPNYDSEEEYKTALSRWEEAKAQVEGMKGELKKKSQETKESIVAQDEEGRYFLLGPALVSGKHLVDAKTQYDNLGRAVVTIEFNKDGAQLFDQATVQNVGQQIAIVLDGNVVSAPVVQERISGGSAQISGRFSVPEAQRLAIMLRAGALPVSVEVAENRSIGPSLGADSINAGLKAGLIGTLLVLAFMFIYYRWLGIAADVALGVCILLIFAALIGLKATLTMPGIAGIILTIGMAVDGNILIYERIREEAQSGKTPSAAVDAGFKKALATILDSNITTLIAAGVLYYFGSGPIRGFAVTLSVGIIASVFSAVVVTRVLLQVLMHGPMASVFARRS from the coding sequence ATGTTGAAAAAAGACCGTTGGCGGCTTGGCATAGTACTTCTAGTCGTAGTAGCTGCCCTGGTAGCGGTGTTTCCCGTTAAGGGGAGGATGAATCTGGGCCTTGACTTAAAAGGAGGAGCCCATATTGTCCTTCAAGCAAAGGGGACACCAGGGAACCCTGTAACTGACGATAGTATTGAACGGCTCTTAGCTGTTTTGAGAAATCGAGTAGATCAATATGGGGTAGCTGAGCCAGTTATACAAAGAGAAGGGAAAGATCGTGTTATTGTAGACCTTCCTGGTATCGAGAATCCTGATGCAGCTCTTGAACTTATTGGGAAGACAGCTCTTCTTGAGTTTCGCAAAGTACTAGGTGCGACTATGAGCGTACCTCCTGGGCCGGAACGCCCAAATTATGACAGTGAAGAAGAGTATAAAACAGCTCTTTCCCGCTGGGAAGAAGCGAAAGCCCAGGTAGAAGGGATGAAAGGGGAGCTAAAAAAGAAATCTCAAGAAACAAAGGAATCTATCGTAGCTCAAGACGAAGAGGGGCGTTATTTCCTTTTAGGGCCAGCTTTAGTAAGTGGAAAACATTTGGTAGATGCTAAAACCCAGTATGATAATCTTGGCCGGGCCGTGGTTACGATAGAGTTCAATAAAGATGGAGCACAGCTTTTTGACCAAGCTACAGTTCAGAATGTAGGTCAGCAGATAGCGATAGTCCTTGATGGGAACGTGGTATCAGCACCAGTGGTTCAGGAAAGGATTTCTGGAGGAAGTGCTCAGATATCTGGCAGATTTTCTGTTCCTGAAGCACAGCGTCTTGCTATTATGTTGCGAGCAGGTGCTCTTCCAGTTTCTGTGGAAGTGGCGGAAAACAGATCCATAGGTCCCAGCCTGGGAGCCGACTCTATTAATGCAGGATTGAAGGCTGGTCTTATTGGGACGCTTCTTGTTTTAGCCTTTATGTTTATTTATTATCGGTGGTTAGGTATAGCGGCGGATGTAGCTTTGGGCGTATGTATCCTCCTTATTTTTGCTGCCCTGATTGGTTTAAAGGCGACTCTGACTATGCCTGGTATAGCTGGTATTATTCTTACCATAGGAATGGCTGTTGATGGCAATATTTTAATTTATGAGCGTATTAGAGAAGAAGCTCAGTCTGGCAAAACTCCTTCTGCTGCTGTGGATGCTGGTTTTAAAAAGGCTCTTGCCACTATCCTTGACTCGAACATTACGACGCTTATCGCAGCTGGAGTGTTGTACTACTTCGGAAGCGGTCCAATCCGAGGGTTTGCAGTGACTTTAAGTGTAGGCATTATAGCCAGTGTCTTTAGTGCTGTCGTAGTGACGAGAGTGCTTCTTCAGGTTCTTATGCACGGTCCTATGGCTTCGGTTTTTGCCCGCCGTTCATAA
- a CDS encoding radical SAM protein — protein sequence MFRRGDDKQLISLLKTIGSIAPARYHRETFKQLAEMVEKDDPFVGVIKRIVLELNPHCLSKLIQNLIVNFMVLGRGIRDKKEKEYHVHLPNFMVISPTMRCNLHCKGCYAGEYDTTGELTFDELDKLLNDAKELGMFFFTFSGGEAFFRRDLLDLWEKHGDCYFQVYTNGTLLDEAMVSRLVDLGNVMPMISVEGNREETDFRRGSGIYDKVINAYQRLYEAGVMFGFSATCTRSSAEYMSQDEFIRTMIERGCKVGWFFQYIPIGANPDMSYMATPEQRAFLHKKVEAWRHSKDFPIFIGDFWNDGPYVDGCMAAGERYWHVISDGRVEPCVFAPFAVDNIREKSLVEIAGSPFFTYIRNQLPYHGEDNLLRPCMILDHPDVLRDAVHKFGAKPCHCGLEKILSGTIPEGLDSYARRIKAIYDPLWEDGEKEKYLKSLEKEDKKELLERMNLPTSSRS from the coding sequence ATGTTTCGGAGAGGAGATGACAAACAGCTTATATCTCTTCTGAAAACTATAGGGAGCATTGCTCCAGCTCGCTATCATCGTGAAACCTTCAAACAGTTAGCTGAAATGGTGGAAAAAGATGACCCTTTTGTAGGTGTTATCAAACGTATTGTTTTAGAACTTAACCCACATTGCCTCTCTAAACTCATTCAAAATCTTATTGTCAATTTTATGGTTCTTGGTCGCGGTATTCGTGATAAAAAGGAAAAAGAGTATCACGTACACTTACCTAATTTTATGGTCATCAGTCCTACAATGAGATGTAATTTGCATTGTAAGGGGTGTTATGCGGGAGAATATGACACCACTGGAGAGTTAACGTTTGATGAGTTGGATAAACTCCTCAATGATGCGAAGGAGCTAGGGATGTTTTTCTTTACCTTTTCTGGTGGAGAGGCCTTTTTCCGTAGAGACCTTCTCGACTTGTGGGAAAAACATGGAGATTGCTATTTTCAGGTTTATACCAATGGAACTCTTTTAGACGAAGCCATGGTCAGTCGTCTCGTGGATCTTGGGAATGTTATGCCCATGATTTCGGTGGAAGGGAACAGAGAGGAGACAGATTTTCGACGAGGTTCGGGTATTTATGATAAAGTAATTAACGCATATCAGAGGCTCTATGAAGCTGGTGTTATGTTTGGTTTCAGTGCAACTTGCACTCGTTCTTCGGCAGAATATATGTCTCAAGACGAATTTATCAGAACAATGATAGAAAGAGGCTGTAAAGTCGGCTGGTTTTTCCAGTATATTCCCATTGGCGCTAACCCAGATATGAGTTATATGGCTACGCCAGAACAGCGGGCTTTCCTTCATAAAAAAGTGGAGGCATGGCGGCATAGTAAAGATTTCCCCATTTTTATTGGAGACTTCTGGAACGATGGCCCATATGTAGATGGATGTATGGCGGCTGGTGAGCGCTACTGGCATGTCATATCTGATGGGCGCGTAGAACCATGTGTTTTTGCCCCCTTTGCTGTAGATAATATTCGTGAGAAGTCGCTAGTGGAGATTGCAGGAAGTCCTTTCTTCACGTATATTCGTAATCAACTTCCTTACCATGGGGAAGATAATTTGTTAAGACCATGTATGATTCTGGATCATCCAGATGTGCTTCGTGACGCAGTTCATAAGTTTGGAGCTAAACCGTGTCATTGTGGTCTTGAAAAAATTCTTTCAGGAACTATCCCAGAGGGTCTTGATTCTTATGCAAGACGAATTAAAGCGATTTATGATCCTCTTTGGGAGGATGGCGAGAAAGAGAAGTATCTCAAGAGCCTTGAAAAAGAGGATAAGAAGGAACTGCTTGAGAGAATGAATCTACCGACGAGCTCTCGTTCTTAA
- a CDS encoding redox-sensing transcriptional repressor Rex, with the protein MKIAEPTVERLVQYHRLLEQLYNEGQKVVSSQEIGEMLAFKASQVRKDLSYFGEIGKRGVGYHVEKLYRHVDQILSSPHRWPIALVGVGRLGEALLGHKAFKSSKFDIKVLFDVDPDKVGTQIAGIPCYHMDDIDQVMRENGIEVVILTVPSLVAQECVDRIVAVGTVKGILNFSPLAIVAPDDVLVYSVDISVELEKLLFYLKHREE; encoded by the coding sequence ATGAAGATAGCAGAACCTACAGTAGAAAGGCTTGTTCAGTATCATCGATTATTAGAACAGCTTTATAATGAAGGGCAAAAGGTGGTTTCTTCCCAGGAAATAGGGGAAATGCTAGCCTTTAAGGCCAGCCAGGTGAGGAAGGACCTCTCTTATTTTGGCGAGATAGGCAAAAGAGGAGTAGGGTATCATGTTGAGAAGCTATATAGACACGTGGACCAGATTCTTTCTTCTCCTCATCGTTGGCCTATCGCTCTTGTGGGCGTAGGGCGGCTTGGTGAAGCCTTGCTCGGACATAAAGCCTTTAAGAGCAGTAAATTCGACATTAAGGTCCTTTTTGATGTGGATCCAGATAAAGTGGGGACCCAAATAGCGGGCATCCCTTGCTACCATATGGATGACATTGATCAGGTGATGCGAGAGAATGGCATTGAGGTAGTGATTCTTACAGTTCCTTCTTTGGTAGCGCAGGAATGCGTTGACAGAATTGTAGCGGTAGGGACGGTCAAGGGGATATTAAACTTTTCCCCGTTGGCTATAGTAGCGCCAGATGATGTCTTGGTCTATAGTGTGGATATATCTGTAGAGCTCGAAAAACTTTTGTTTTACCTCAAGCACCGTGAGGAATAA
- the eno gene encoding phosphopyruvate hydratase has protein sequence MGIIAGVYGREILDSRGNPTIEVETWLDNGVIGIAAVPSGASTGTHEALELRDGGSRYMGKGVLTAVDNVNNKIAPEIVGLDPSDQTAIDEIMLDLDGTPNKSVLGANAILGVSMAVARAAAEEHDLPLWAYLGGIKAYLLPTPMMNVINGGAHADNNLDIQEFMIVPHGAGSFAEALRMAVETYHTLKKTLKEKGYSTAIGDEGGFAPNLQSNTEALALILEAIERAGYTPGDQISLALDVAASELYKNGHYIFEGENRTFSSAEEMAQYYKDLCDAYPVLSIEDGMAEDDWEGWATLTQTLGKRIQIVGDDLFVTNIHRLEDGILKGVANSILIKLNQIGTVSETMHVIDTAVRHGYSTVISHRSGETDDTFISDLAVAVGAGQIKSGAPARVDRVAKYNQLLRIEEEVEGFGSGYAALTRFNIHR, from the coding sequence ATGGGTATCATCGCAGGTGTATATGGAAGAGAAATTCTTGATTCTCGAGGGAATCCCACTATAGAAGTGGAGACGTGGCTTGACAATGGAGTCATCGGAATTGCTGCTGTCCCTTCAGGAGCTTCTACCGGTACTCATGAAGCATTGGAGCTTCGTGACGGTGGGAGTCGCTATATGGGCAAAGGAGTTTTAACGGCGGTCGATAATGTAAATAATAAGATTGCTCCAGAAATTGTTGGGCTTGATCCTTCTGATCAAACTGCTATAGATGAGATAATGTTAGATCTTGACGGTACACCCAATAAATCGGTGCTCGGGGCGAATGCTATCCTCGGTGTTTCCATGGCAGTTGCCCGTGCGGCTGCAGAAGAGCATGATTTGCCTCTTTGGGCCTATTTAGGTGGGATTAAAGCATATCTTTTACCCACTCCCATGATGAATGTCATAAATGGAGGAGCTCACGCTGATAATAATCTTGATATCCAGGAATTCATGATTGTACCCCACGGAGCAGGGTCTTTTGCAGAAGCTCTTCGTATGGCTGTAGAAACCTACCATACTCTCAAGAAAACGTTGAAAGAAAAAGGGTATAGCACGGCGATAGGGGATGAGGGAGGGTTTGCACCTAACCTTCAAAGCAACACAGAGGCTCTTGCCCTTATATTGGAGGCTATTGAACGGGCAGGATATACCCCTGGAGACCAGATAAGCTTGGCACTTGATGTCGCAGCCTCAGAACTCTATAAAAATGGGCATTATATTTTTGAGGGGGAGAACCGTACTTTTTCATCAGCAGAAGAAATGGCCCAGTATTATAAGGATCTTTGTGACGCCTATCCTGTCCTTTCCATTGAAGATGGAATGGCGGAGGACGATTGGGAAGGGTGGGCTACACTTACTCAGACGCTGGGGAAACGGATTCAGATTGTAGGGGATGACCTTTTTGTTACGAACATCCATCGCCTGGAAGATGGAATTCTCAAGGGAGTAGCTAATTCTATCCTCATAAAATTAAATCAAATAGGCACTGTATCAGAAACAATGCATGTTATCGATACGGCGGTAAGACATGGATATAGTACAGTTATTTCTCATCGCTCAGGAGAGACAGATGATACCTTTATCAGCGATCTCGCTGTCGCCGTAGGTGCGGGGCAAATAAAGAGCGGAGCTCCTGCTCGAGTGGATCGAGTTGCCAAGTATAATCAGCTTCTTCGCATAGAGGAAGAGGTTGAAGGATTTGGATCAGGCTATGCTGCTTTAACTCGATTTAACATTCATCGGTAG
- a CDS encoding S4 domain-containing protein — protein sequence MRLDKFLKDARLVKRRVVAQEMIEVGAVRLNGRQCRSSALVRVDDVVEVAYPTRILTVKVLVDDEKVIRRKGIVSYELLKERRVSGEEKPW from the coding sequence GTGAGGCTCGATAAGTTTTTAAAAGACGCTAGACTTGTAAAACGCAGAGTAGTTGCTCAGGAAATGATAGAGGTTGGAGCCGTTCGTTTGAATGGTCGTCAATGCCGTTCTTCTGCTCTTGTAAGAGTCGATGATGTAGTGGAAGTAGCCTATCCGACGAGAATCTTAACTGTTAAAGTACTGGTCGATGACGAAAAAGTCATAAGAAGAAAAGGCATAGTTTCTTATGAACTTTTGAAAGAGCGTCGTGTCAGTGGGGAAGAAAAACCGTGGTGA
- the yajC gene encoding preprotein translocase subunit YajC translates to MNQQCGQTTGAGGAQGGVLGMFFPLIIFVLIFYFFIIRPQKKRQKQHDDLLASLTRGDQVITAGGFFATVREVKDDSLIVEIADGVKVRVLKSSIVNKRSSTPSEPVKEKTTEEKGKAEVEAKAEVEAKEEEE, encoded by the coding sequence TTGAATCAGCAATGTGGACAAACAACAGGAGCGGGTGGAGCCCAGGGCGGAGTTTTGGGGATGTTTTTCCCTCTCATAATATTTGTGCTTATTTTTTATTTCTTTATCATTCGTCCTCAGAAAAAGAGACAAAAGCAGCACGATGATCTTTTGGCTTCTTTGACTCGTGGAGATCAGGTCATTACCGCTGGTGGTTTCTTTGCTACTGTGCGAGAAGTAAAAGATGACAGCCTTATCGTTGAGATCGCTGATGGAGTTAAAGTCCGTGTCCTCAAAAGTTCCATCGTTAACAAACGTTCTTCAACTCCTTCCGAGCCTGTAAAGGAAAAAACTACTGAGGAAAAGGGAAAAGCTGAGGTTGAAGCAAAAGCTGAGGTTGAAGCAAAAGAAGAGGAAGAGTAA
- the dnaG gene encoding DNA primase, with protein sequence MDDGAVRQIKERLDIVDVIGDYVRLHKTGKNFRGLCPFHQEKTPSFFVSPDRQTFHCFGCGEGGDIFSFVMKIEGLEFKEALDFLAQRAGIPLPTCSMGGKVDKSKPSLYDIMERALSFFRASLKDVASGRLARQYLVSRQITPDAATLFEIGWAPSSWDSLWSKLQEEKVPFKEALDSGLVLEGRKKPYDRFRGRIMFPIRDVSGRLLAFGGRIIDGDGAKYINSPEGILYSKRQNLYLLYQAKQSVREKNRSILVEGYMDAIRLHLCGYTETVASLGTSLTEDQARLLKRFSNRCFICYDSDTAGIEATVRSMYVLQQNGVDVRVVELPKGKDPDDLLSQEEGKKLFQRSLDKALPLVLFHLTLRRTQLEQEETRRSAADDLLRGIAQLSPIDVAPYLPRISAVLGILPHELQEELDEIRSRNVQGNKEGQDRDSSFPIEKEKSIQKNEEIEPLEAALIYCLWNDSSLRQKIHPHDIFPLVESLPAKEVLAAVFSGHSPERLEEHWRDMGEDMPFSILAMGGAFCESFGEDQDSWEAVSSALERKRNEQKFQALHKKMLKGEATKEELALYWGIAKKLKKR encoded by the coding sequence ATGGACGATGGGGCAGTTCGACAGATTAAAGAGCGTTTAGATATTGTGGATGTTATAGGGGATTATGTCCGTCTCCATAAAACTGGCAAAAATTTTAGAGGGTTATGCCCTTTCCACCAGGAGAAAACACCTTCTTTTTTCGTCTCTCCAGATCGCCAGACGTTCCATTGTTTTGGATGTGGAGAAGGCGGAGACATTTTTTCTTTTGTAATGAAGATCGAGGGGTTAGAGTTTAAAGAAGCTTTGGATTTTCTGGCTCAACGGGCAGGTATCCCTCTCCCTACCTGTTCTATGGGGGGAAAAGTGGATAAAAGCAAACCTTCTCTTTACGATATTATGGAACGGGCCCTGTCTTTTTTCCGAGCGTCTCTTAAAGACGTGGCATCTGGTCGTTTAGCACGACAATATTTAGTTTCGAGACAGATTACGCCAGATGCAGCTACGCTTTTTGAAATTGGCTGGGCTCCTTCCTCTTGGGACTCTTTGTGGAGCAAGTTACAAGAAGAGAAAGTGCCCTTTAAAGAAGCTCTTGATAGCGGGCTCGTTTTAGAGGGGCGAAAGAAGCCTTATGATCGTTTTAGGGGCCGGATTATGTTCCCTATTAGGGATGTTTCTGGTCGTCTCTTGGCTTTTGGAGGGCGAATTATAGATGGAGATGGAGCCAAGTATATTAATAGCCCTGAAGGGATTTTGTACAGTAAAAGGCAAAATTTATACCTACTTTATCAAGCGAAACAGAGTGTTCGAGAAAAAAATCGCTCCATTCTTGTAGAGGGGTATATGGATGCGATTCGTCTTCATTTATGTGGATATACAGAAACAGTTGCGTCTTTAGGAACATCTTTGACAGAGGATCAGGCTCGTCTCTTAAAGCGCTTTTCCAATCGTTGTTTTATTTGTTATGACTCCGATACTGCTGGGATTGAGGCTACCGTTCGAAGTATGTACGTATTGCAGCAAAATGGGGTTGATGTTCGAGTGGTAGAATTGCCAAAAGGTAAAGACCCAGATGATCTTTTGTCTCAAGAAGAAGGGAAGAAGCTTTTTCAACGATCTTTGGATAAGGCCTTGCCTCTCGTGCTTTTCCATTTAACCTTACGCCGCACTCAACTAGAGCAGGAAGAAACGCGAAGATCTGCAGCGGATGATCTTCTGCGAGGAATAGCTCAATTGAGTCCTATAGATGTAGCGCCATATCTTCCGAGAATAAGCGCAGTTTTGGGAATATTACCTCACGAGTTGCAAGAAGAATTAGATGAGATTCGTTCTCGAAATGTCCAGGGGAATAAAGAGGGGCAGGATCGAGACTCTTCTTTTCCTATAGAGAAAGAAAAATCTATACAAAAAAATGAAGAAATCGAGCCATTAGAGGCGGCTTTAATTTATTGTTTATGGAATGATAGTTCGTTACGACAAAAAATACATCCCCATGATATTTTCCCTTTAGTAGAGAGTCTTCCTGCCAAGGAAGTTTTGGCCGCTGTTTTTTCTGGCCATTCTCCAGAACGTTTGGAGGAACACTGGCGAGATATGGGGGAAGATATGCCGTTCTCCATACTCGCTATGGGTGGCGCTTTTTGTGAGTCTTTTGGAGAAGATCAAGATTCTTGGGAAGCTGTTTCTTCTGCCTTGGAGCGGAAAAGAAATGAACAGAAATTCCAGGCTCTTCATAAAAAAATGCTTAAAGGAGAGGCAACGAAGGAAGAATTAGCGCTTTACTGGGGAATTGCTAAAAAGCTGAAGAAGCGTTAA